In Oryzias latipes chromosome 15, ASM223467v1, the following proteins share a genomic window:
- the rab11fip2 gene encoding rab11 family-interacting protein 2 isoform X2 has translation MSLREQSQKWFPTHVQATVLQASGLQPKGKHGTNDAYTIIQLGKEKYSTSVAEKTVNPIWKEEASFELPGLLLEGNPEVYSLCLTVMHRSLVGMDKFLGQRLINLNQIFENKGRKKTDWYSLESKPGKKQKERGRIEVCVQFMRNNMTASMFDLSMKEKPRSPFSKLKDKMKNRKHDSGFSDTSSAVLPHSDACEPEPSGQSVPPEPQPQTDTKVKRPLLSGVHKLSAAHSMSDLIGTHFRPKLDSMNSIEESGCPGGPHRRSQSEVPGYQEDQAHGDPFSHISDALPQKYATLPRNRNPFEGERKEKKEKVSLLERVTGKKEGRKTGSGGRSGSSGDLRSPNPFSEDLQADTNPFISNYKSSEKRQTGSDDVSLGLKKKKKDIFNTKHGHSSVSLDSQPPNSLGVTLTV, from the exons ATGTCCCTGAGGGAGCAGTCTCAGAAATGGTTTCCCACCCACGTCCAAGCCACTGTTCTTCAAGCCAGCGGTCTGCAGCCCAAAGGCAAGCATGGCACCAACGATGCCTACACGATCATCCAGCTGGGGAAGGAGAAGTATTCCACGTCCGTGGCAGAGAAGACCGTCAACCCCATATGGAAGGAAGAAGCCTCCTTTGAATTACCGGGTCTGCTCTTGGAGGGGAATCCTGAGGTCTATTCACTCTGTCTGACAGTGATGCACCGCTCTTTGGTTGGAATGGACAAGTTCCTGGGTCAGAGGCTCATCAACCTGAACCAGATCTTTGAAAACAAAGGACGGAAGAAGACCGA CTGGTACTCGCTGGAGTCCAAACCCGGGAAGAAGCAGAAGGAGCGAGGGCGCATTGAAGTCTGCGTTCAGTTCATGAGGAACAACATGACGGCCAGCATGTTTGACCTCTCCATGAAGGAGAAGCCCCGCTCCCCGTTCTCCAAGCTCAAGGACAAAATGAAGAACCGCAAACACGACAGCGGCTTCAGCGACACCTCATCCGCCGTCCTGCCTCACTCTGATGCCTGTGAACCGGAGCCCAGCGGCCAGTCCGTCCCCCCAGAACCCCAACCCCAGACGGACACAAAGGTCAAGAGACCTCTGCTTTCTGGAGTCCACAAACTCTCAGCGGCCCACTCCATGTCAGATCTGATCGGGACGCACTTCCGGCCTAAACTGGACTCCATGAACTCCATCGAAGAAAGCG gatgCCCCGGAGGCCCTCACAGGCGCTCCCAGAGCGAGGTGCCGGGATACCAGGAAGACCAGGCCCACGGTGACCCTTTCAGCCACATCAGCGACGCCCTGCCGCAGAAATACGCCACGCTGCCACGCAACCGAAACCCGTTTGAGGGCGAGCGGAAAGAGAAGAAGGAGAAAGTAAGCCTGCTGGAACGCGTCACCGGAAAGAAGGAAGGCCGCAAAACCGGCAGCGGGGGGCGTTCAGGGAGCTCTGGAGATCTGCGTTCTCCCAACCCCTTCAGTGAAGATCTTCAAGCAGACACCAACCCGTTTATATCCAACTACAAATCCAG CGAGAAGAGGCAGACAGGAAGTGACGACGTTTCTTTGGgcctgaagaagaagaaaaaagacattttcaacaCCAAACAT GGTCACAGTTCAGTCTCATTAGACAGCCAACCTCCTAATTCTCTTGGAGTGACGCTGACAGTTTGA
- the rab11fip2 gene encoding rab11 family-interacting protein 2 isoform X1, whose product MSLREQSQKWFPTHVQATVLQASGLQPKGKHGTNDAYTIIQLGKEKYSTSVAEKTVNPIWKEEASFELPGLLLEGNPEVYSLCLTVMHRSLVGMDKFLGQRLINLNQIFENKGRKKTDWYSLESKPGKKQKERGRIEVCVQFMRNNMTASMFDLSMKEKPRSPFSKLKDKMKNRKHDSGFSDTSSAVLPHSDACEPEPSGQSVPPEPQPQTDTKVKRPLLSGVHKLSAAHSMSDLIGTHFRPKLDSMNSIEESGCPGGPHRRSQSEVPGYQEDQAHGDPFSHISDALPQKYATLPRNRNPFEGERKEKKEKVSLLERVTGKKEGRKTGSGGRSGSSGDLRSPNPFSEDLQADTNPFISNYKSSEKRQTGSDDVSLGLKKKKKDIFNTKHVVTQGRAEAYSSLSFEEVVQELIKQKEVVRKKDAHIRELEDYIDNLLVRVMEETPSILRTPYEPKRKAGKLSKK is encoded by the exons ATGTCCCTGAGGGAGCAGTCTCAGAAATGGTTTCCCACCCACGTCCAAGCCACTGTTCTTCAAGCCAGCGGTCTGCAGCCCAAAGGCAAGCATGGCACCAACGATGCCTACACGATCATCCAGCTGGGGAAGGAGAAGTATTCCACGTCCGTGGCAGAGAAGACCGTCAACCCCATATGGAAGGAAGAAGCCTCCTTTGAATTACCGGGTCTGCTCTTGGAGGGGAATCCTGAGGTCTATTCACTCTGTCTGACAGTGATGCACCGCTCTTTGGTTGGAATGGACAAGTTCCTGGGTCAGAGGCTCATCAACCTGAACCAGATCTTTGAAAACAAAGGACGGAAGAAGACCGA CTGGTACTCGCTGGAGTCCAAACCCGGGAAGAAGCAGAAGGAGCGAGGGCGCATTGAAGTCTGCGTTCAGTTCATGAGGAACAACATGACGGCCAGCATGTTTGACCTCTCCATGAAGGAGAAGCCCCGCTCCCCGTTCTCCAAGCTCAAGGACAAAATGAAGAACCGCAAACACGACAGCGGCTTCAGCGACACCTCATCCGCCGTCCTGCCTCACTCTGATGCCTGTGAACCGGAGCCCAGCGGCCAGTCCGTCCCCCCAGAACCCCAACCCCAGACGGACACAAAGGTCAAGAGACCTCTGCTTTCTGGAGTCCACAAACTCTCAGCGGCCCACTCCATGTCAGATCTGATCGGGACGCACTTCCGGCCTAAACTGGACTCCATGAACTCCATCGAAGAAAGCG gatgCCCCGGAGGCCCTCACAGGCGCTCCCAGAGCGAGGTGCCGGGATACCAGGAAGACCAGGCCCACGGTGACCCTTTCAGCCACATCAGCGACGCCCTGCCGCAGAAATACGCCACGCTGCCACGCAACCGAAACCCGTTTGAGGGCGAGCGGAAAGAGAAGAAGGAGAAAGTAAGCCTGCTGGAACGCGTCACCGGAAAGAAGGAAGGCCGCAAAACCGGCAGCGGGGGGCGTTCAGGGAGCTCTGGAGATCTGCGTTCTCCCAACCCCTTCAGTGAAGATCTTCAAGCAGACACCAACCCGTTTATATCCAACTACAAATCCAG CGAGAAGAGGCAGACAGGAAGTGACGACGTTTCTTTGGgcctgaagaagaagaaaaaagacattttcaacaCCAAACAT GTGGTGACGCAGGGCCGCGCCGAGGCCTACAGCAGCCTGTCCTTTGAGGAGGTGGTGCAGGAGCTCATCAAGCAGAAAGAGGTGGTGAGAAAGAAGGACGCACACATCAGGGAGCTGGAGGACTACATCGACAACCTCCTGGTCCGTGTCATGGAGGAAACGCCAAGCATTTTACGGACGCCCTACGAGCCCAAAAGGAAGGCGGGGAAACTTTCTAAGAAGTAG